The following are encoded together in the Natronolimnobius sp. AArcel1 genome:
- a CDS encoding DUF1328 domain-containing protein, which produces MLELAILFFVIAIIAGALGATGVAGFTMAIAKWLVLIFVVLAIVSLLL; this is translated from the coding sequence ATGTTAGAACTTGCAATACTGTTCTTCGTGATCGCAATCATCGCAGGAGCACTGGGCGCGACAGGCGTCGCCGGGTTCACAATGGCAATTGCGAAGTGGCTCGTGTTGATTTTCGTCGTCCTCGCGATCGTGTCGTTGCTGTTATAG